TTTCTTGTCTGTGTAACCTTATCCATGCTTCATTTTTCTTTGGCAGATTATTGTTGCAGACATGAGGAAAGTGTTGGCAAAAAATCCACACATAGAACAACAGAAGCTGCACAGGAGAGTATTTTTTGAGAAAATTGATCCAAAAAATCAAGCACTTATGGTAATTAGACATTATCTTTTGGTTGAAATACCATTGCACAATCAGTCCTCAGTAAAAACTGTGATCATGACTGGTACATCTTTTTTAGGCATCGCCTTATTGAGCTGTCTGCCAAAGACCTCCCTCCCTTATATTGTTATCTTTGGGCTTTTTATTGTTTTTTATGTAAATTTGGCCTTTTTACTGTTTATTCTACCTAATAAACTTACCTTTGCGGTGCGAAATACCTAATGCTGCGAGGCCATCTCATTGTGTTTGTCCTTTCAGAAATTGTCATAGACAGGATGCTAGTTTCTAGAATATGTATCTGGTTTTGAGTTGATAGCAGTGCTAACTTACCGGGTTAACATAACCATAGGAATACATGATGATGCGCTGGTCTTATTTTCTTTGGGGTTTAGATGTGGGTGATTTCTAGTGCATGTTAAAACTAAATTCCAAGGATTTGGACCCCTGTCCAAATAGGTCCTTCACTTTTTCAGTAAACATTTTGCATTGCCAAAATTGCACCATGAAATCCTTACGTTCTGATGTTTAACTTGGCCTGCTTTATGATATCTTCCTAGTTAGGTCCCTAGCTTTTCCAGAGAATATTTTTCATTGCCAAAATCTAAGCATGAAGTCCAGTCTGTTCTGATGTTTAAGTTGGCCTGCTTTATGGAATGCTGGCACTAAAATCACGAAGCCgtagtgttttttttttttttgctttccttttgtttcccATAAAAAGGTCTACTTGTTTGCATGCAACTGGTGTCAATATTCTAGTTTAATGCACATTTATCTATTTGTATACATTCTTAGAATACTACACTTTTCTCCATTCTATTGCTTTGAATTTATTATTGGCCACCAACTCATTTTATTTATGATGTGTTTCTTGTAGATTTACATATCCTGTTTTGTGAAGACATCACATGTGGAGGAGTATCTCAATGTCCAGGTATTATTTCTATCCATTTCTACATATTCGTCGTTCAAGAACTAGTTATATGTTCTATGGGCATAGGCTTATGGTGTCTGCTGAACAAATATGTTCTGTCAGACTATTATTATCTAGCATGTATTCTTCAAATAATTAATCAGGTCTGTAGAACTGTTATGGAGTTGGTCACTCTCATGGTTTCACTCATTGGGTGTCAGAACTAAGCACATAATTTCTAGCATGTGGAATCTTTCAGAGTGAAGTATTTCAGTTTGGAGTTTCCAGTTCCCTTCCAATATGGCGCTACTGTTCTGAGCAGTTGCCAAGATGACATAAAAAAAGCAAATAAATATAACCGTTTAAAACTGCATAATCCTTGCACCCAAAAGAAAAATATAAATGCATAGAACTGTATGGCTACATTAGCATGTCCTAATGTTTGAATCTTTGAGCCCAATGTTTTTGGTTTTTGCTTGAATTCTGCTATTGATGTAACTTCAGAGGGTTTCTGAACTGTTCTGTTTGCTTTGGAATTGTATGTGTTGTGCTTCAATATATTACTTTCTTACATGATAAAGCTATTCAAGAGTTCTACCCTTTTTCTATCTTGACAAAATTTCATTGGAGAAGCTTAGGATGCCATTTCGTCATGCCACACATTTTAATCAATTATTTCATCTGGATTTAGGCTGCATTTAGTATAAACTAGGAGGTGTGGCGGCAATACTAAAGCATAATTAATACAATTTTTCTATGTTCTGAATAACACAGGAAGATGTTATGTTGGATCTTCTTAGAATAGTTGGCCATCACAAAGCAAGGCTTGCTACCCAAATTCGAACGGTTCAGAAATCATATGGCAATGCAGACTTTGATAACATTCCTTTTGGAGAGGACATGTATTGTCGCACCCGTGGCCGTCCACTTCTGATCGATACATCTGCAAGGATCAGTGATGACAAAGCCAAACCTCGACAGGTATCATCACGCGAGGAGCAGAAAGGGAAGACAAATGGTTCGGTACAGATCAAATCCGCTTCACCTGAAAATGGTAATGTAAGCAACTCTGAAAAGCAGGAACAGAAAAAATTGGTAACTGAAGATGCTCGGATGAAGAACAGCAAGATTGATAACGTGACACCAGTAAAACCGTCTTCAGATGCTGTTACGTCAACTTCCAAGACTGGTAAAGGGAAGGCACAGGAACCTGAGGCCACTGAACGTCAAGGAGATGGTTCCGTGTCGGTGCCTAATCTGAAGAAAGAATCTAGTCCAGCTTTCGAAGACAACATTGTTCTGGGCGTTGCTCTTGATGGCTCCAAGAGGACGCTGCCTATTGAAGAAGGGAACCCTTATCCATCACACACTGAGACTGAGCCGAACACCGTAGAGGCTGCTTCATCACCAAAGGATAAGATGGCTCAAAGGCCGAAAAATTCCGGTCAAGAGAAGACTGACCAGAGGAATGTAGATAGGTGATCCAAGTTCGGATTGAACCCTTGTGAAGATTTGTCACCAAGCCTACCTTTTTTGTGCGCTGGTGCAAATGCGATCTGACACACATCATCGTTGTGTATTCAAGGTGTAGTTTGCCGCTGATGATTATTCTGGGAACACAACCCTGTTTTCAATGTATCTATCAGTCGTATTGTATAGGCTTGTAACAGTTGCAAGGGTACAAACATTTTGTACATGCACTGCAGCTGCTGATTTAAGTTGGTTTTTGCATGGGCATGCATGCGCTGCAGCAGCTGGCGTTTCCTGCGCAGCCTTGCCCTGGAAGCATGGAAGCACTAGGAATATTGGCGCGCTAACGCCGCGCCTGCAGGTAATGTGGGTATATGGTCATATGGCCTGTGGGGGCTCATTGGCTGTCATGCAGAAGGTGCCGGATATGCAAAGGTGATGCTGAGCGTGAGCGGTGGAGCAAGGTCAGGGAAAATTTTGTGCAACTAAGGTCGATGAGTTCAGGCCTTGGTGCGTCATGTGCAGGCGACTGGCTAGATTGGGTCCATACTAAAGTTGCTTCCGAGGAAGGAAAGGAGAAGATGTGTTAGTCTGCAGCGCAGCCGATATACTCTAGTTGGTTGCGCAGTCAAAAAAGGAAGCAAGTAAAGCAAGGCGAACGGCTGGAAAAAGGCCGGGAAATCTTAGGAATCACCAAAGAGGAATGAAGAAAAGGATAAGCAAAGGAACTTACCGAAGAAGGCGGGAGAGGATGCGTCTAGTCGGCGGCGCAGACGAGGAACTCTAGTCGGCGGCGCAGACGAGGAAAATGATGCACAGGTGGGAGGTGAGGGCAACACTAGCAGCGAGCAGCACCTGCGCAGCACCGATGTGGAGTCGGAAGGACGCAGTCCCAAGCAGGCCACGGccagcaacaacaacaaaaaaTGCCCGAAATAATGACCACACACGGACGACGCAAGGAGCGGCCCACGAAGCAAAACCTGCCCAGAGAAAACCAGAAGACGCAAACACATGCACAAGCAGGCGAGCTCCCACGGGCTCCACCAAAATCGGCCACGCGTCACACACGCAGCAGGCACAAAACAATCCAGGACAGGCAAGAGACACGCGGAGCGACGGAATTGGCAGTGACAGCGCTGAGGCCTCCGGAGGTTTACTCCTGAAATATAAGGCATCGGAATATTTGAAATTTGTACCAAATATAAGATATTCTAAAATATTTTAGAAAGTATTATTTCTATCCCACTATAAAATCAGCAAAATGACAATCAAACAAGATATTAAATAGAGATATATGCGTTATTTTTTTCTCTCCCTAATCTATCATGAAAATATTAAAATTATATTACA
The genomic region above belongs to Panicum hallii strain FIL2 chromosome 4, PHallii_v3.1, whole genome shotgun sequence and contains:
- the LOC112889467 gene encoding mechanosensitive ion channel protein 2, chloroplastic-like isoform X3 encodes the protein MHLAAWRQLEEEPYLFSFFVIPSTSTSLDRSNTNLQGFGSSCVAFSSKPSCEDAPDNFCEIIINCPGCCLYSDKVQILHSMKNFSVIQQVQKFLVDMRNPNDTRNMGFDFITKALYTGIWIAAVSLFMELLGFNTQKWITAGGFGTVLLTLAGREIFTNFLSSVMINATRPFVVNEWINAKIDGVEISGIVEHVGWWSPTIIRGDDREAIYIPNHKFTVSIVRNNTQRTHWRIKTYLAISHMDAGKIGIIVADMRKVLAKNPHIEQQKLHRRVFFEKIDPKNQALMIYISCFVKTSHVEEYLNVQEDVMLDLLRIVGHHKARLATQIRTVQKSYGNADFDNIPFGEDMYCRTRGRPLLIDTSARISDDKAKPRQVSSREEQKGKTNGSVQIKSASPENGNVSNSEKQEQKKLVTEDARMKNSKIDNVTPVKPSSDAVTSTSKTGKGKAQEPEATERQGDGSVSVPNLKKESSPAFEDNIVLGVALDGSKRTLPIEEGNPYPSHTETEPNTVEAASSPKDKMAQRPKNSGQEKTDQRNVDR
- the LOC112889467 gene encoding mechanosensitive ion channel protein 2, chloroplastic-like isoform X2; the encoded protein is MHLAAWRQLEEEPYLFSFFVIPSTSTSLDRSNTNLQGFGSSCVAFSSKPSCEDAPDNFCEIIINCPGCCLYSDKVQILHSMKNFRCCFVIQQVQKFLVDMRNPNDTRNMGFDFITKALYTGIWIAAVSLFMELLGFNTQKWITAGGFGTVLLTLAGREIFTNFLSSVMINATRPFVVNEWINAKIDGVEISGIVEHVGWWSPTIIRGDDREAIYIPNHKFTVSIVRNNTQRTHWRIKTYLAISHMDAGKIGIIVADMRKVLAKNPHIEQQKLHRRVFFEKIDPKNQALMIYISCFVKTSHVEEYLNVQEDVMLDLLRIVGHHKARLATQIRTVQKSYGNADFDNIPFGEDMYCRTRGRPLLIDTSARISDDKAKPRQVSSREEQKGKTNGSVQIKSASPENGNVSNSEKQEQKKLVTEDARMKNSKIDNVTPVKPSSDAVTSTSKTGKGKAQEPEATERQGDGSVSVPNLKKESSPAFEDNIVLGVALDGSKRTLPIEEGNPYPSHTETEPNTVEAASSPKDKMAQRPKNSGQEKTDQRNVDR